CAAACAGGAAATCTACACACAGTCTCGCAAATCAAAACCTGAATgtcttaaaaaatatatacagagGAAACAGTCAACACTTGGCGTGACTCATAGTCACGTAGCCAGACACACACGTGTGTATGGAAAAGCATGTTCAGTCAGCCTCCAAAAGTAACAGCAGAGTGGTGTGACCTTAGTGCTCAAatggaaaacacacaaacaagacaAGCCCACCCAAAAATCCCAACTGCTTGCTGTCTCTCTTCGCTTCTGAAGGACACAGCTTCCAAATGCATTGAATTCATTCGTAACAACTAAATTTAGATATTAACTGTTGAAGGTTCACGTTGCACCCTTCTCCTGTAGAAGTtacctttacacacacacacacacacacacacacacacacacacacacacacacacacacacacacacacacacacacaccacagtatTTTCAAGACCACATTAACATGGCAGTGGCAATTCTAGGAGGATCTACGGTGAGTTTCTCAGCAAGGAGGCAGCGAGGCTACAGGTTGCAATgcaatgagagaaaaaaaaatgcctggCTTTAGTTCAtttttacaaataaatacagGGTTAAATGCCCTGTGTTTCTCTCTGGGTTTTGAAGCCACATCCTATTGCAATGGTGCCAACAGGTGGTTGTGCCATCCAGGCAACAGCAGTACTGaatattttgtttgtctgtgtgtgtgtgtgtgtgtgtgtgtgtgtgtgtgtgtgtgtaaacaaataGGGCTGTTACAGTATGCCGCAAGagtgtgcacacacatttaCCAAATCTATATACATGTATCGAGTGTATAAATTAGTGTTCTttgtacatctgtgtgtgtgtgtgtgcataatcAATATAATCAACCCACTGGTCTGATAGTGTTACTCTGTGGTTAGTTGTCAGCTGATCCGGTTGTGAAGAGGACTCTCTGGTCCATTCTGGCCAGCTTGGCAGGCGGCTCCAGAGACTCGTCTCCTAGCACGGCCCCGTCTGAGGGGAGGGACAGCTCCTGACCTTCCTcatcactctcctcctcctcttcctcttcctcttctgcgATGGACAAGggtaaataagtaagtaataaACAATGCTTGAAACATAACTATAGTTAGTCTGAGATACGGTAGAAACACAGTGCGAAGGCAAATTACCTTTGTCAGGATCCAGCTGGTTTAGACCCCGGCCTAAACTGGCAAACTAATGGCAAAAGGGGAATGTGTTAGTCCTTTAAATATGGCTAACATTATTTAGTTCATTTATGTGTGCTTTGGTACCTCTCCCATGACAGCAATGGGGGTCTCTCCTTTAGCCTGGGCCACTCTGTGCTCTATCAGGTAGTACATGTACTCATCGTACAGCAGGCGGATCAGGTGAAAGGAACCAAAACTGGCTGCACTCCTCAGAGTCAGGTCCCTGATCACCATGGAACTGGAAAGCAGAGATGGGGGAATTAAGCCATTGGTAACTTCTTCTTCTTAACTGCAAATAGGAAGTACTTTTCAGTGCTTTACTCTGACAAAGTTCAAAGCATGAGTCAACTCGATTTTGATCTCTCAACttttagagagagaaagagacccCACTTctcactagggttgggtaccgaaacccggttccactttggttcctcatttcagttccacttaatgtgttgactgaaatattttccctctgtcgctctgaaatatcacactttctctgtagtctaccgtaaatgtaggctacttttaaaatgccatattttccctctgggctcaccaaaacggacgtaaaagcatattaaccgctcactgcacgtgatcgctagtaaacataaacgtcatttttcagtttttcaagaatcagtTTAGGGAATCGGAATCgatttaaaagtaccggttcgacatcggaatcgtaaaaatccaaacgataccccaCCCTACTTCTCACAGTGTCATTATTCATTAACATTAATAGAGAGCGAATCCTGCTGCCTGTTTTATCCAACAGTGAATTGACATATTCATCCACGCAGCACACCAGCACAACTGTACATTCACACACCACAGTACATGTTATGCTCTTACAGTCACTGTTGGTGACTGTAAGAGCATAACATGTACTTATTTACTGTGTAACAAAAGCTTGTAGCTAAATCTAAAAGCatcgacaaaaacaacaaagtagaatggaaatgaaaatgtctcTCATCACACCTGTAAAAGGACCACTTGAGTAGGAAGAGTTTGGCGGCCTTCGGGAAGGCAGGGCTCTGCTGGTAGGGCTTTAGGACCTGGGAGACTACACCATCCAGCCACGCAGCCCACTGCTCGAGGGAGTTCTGCTGTTGGAGGGTCAGCTTGAAATCCTGCTCCAGCCGCTGAACAACACGGTCTTCACACCGGCACACCCATGAAGCCTGCTCCTGCAAAGGGTGGACAGAATGGGGGAAATGTGTCAGTAAGAGGCAGTCACACCTGGCATTGTACCGGTACAGGACAGCAGGGTAACCTAATCTTTAGACAGACTATCCTATCCTCCTACAGAAGACTTAAGGTTAAAGTCCTTGTGTGGAGAAATACATTCTTTGCCAAACAGAATTTAGTGTCAGAGCAAGACACTAAATTCTGTATCTAACCAAGTGCTCTTCACTCACTGGAGGAAGGAGGAAGACAAGGAGCTTCCGAGATAAAAACAAGAGGGCTTAGTTTTTACATTACCTTGGTAGGAAAGTTGCAGAATTGATGCATTGACTGAATAATTAACTTACATGAAACCTCATCAAAACCCACAAGCTACAGCAGAAATTGTTGCATAATGCACAACACTAAAACATATGCAAGATTAAACCACAAACACTGAAATTCATGTGAAGTGACATGAATGCTGCCAGTGCACAGTTCAGAGACTAAACCATTTATCGGTggtttttgcccccaacggctccttccaggcagcgctgcctggaaggcactaggattaggcactggttatggttagggttaggtgccttgaagtcaacggtcacagcgctgccttgaagtcaattaggcaatggttatggttatggttatggttatggttatggttagggttagggttaaggttagggttaggtgccttggaggcagcggtcgcagtgctgcctggaaggagccgttgggggcaaaaaacaccattgagcgacTAAACCAACCTGGACGTTAGCAAAGTCGACTCGGTTGAGGTCGGAGAGCATCTGGTTGATCTGGGCCGTGTTCTGGAGGACAGCGCGGGCTGCCTGGGCGAGGTGGTTCAGACTGGTGTAGCGACGCAGTGTCTGGGCAAATGCATTGGCTGATGTTACCTGGGAAACCATAAGGAGAGAAGGATgaagtttacataaagacacatgcatacatacaaataTCTCTATCTCTACCAAATGGAACACTTTTTTAGTGCCACTTATGGTGAACTACTGAAATGAGGATGTCTTCTGCCTCTGTTTGATGCAAGTAAATGTGAtgtctgtatttatatagcgcttttctagtcttaacaactACCCAAAGTGCTTTTACACAGTTCAGGagccattcaccattcacacactggccgaggctgccatacaaggtgccacctgctcatcagatatacattcacacacatttacactccgatggcgcagcatcgagAGCAATTCAGGGTTcggtgtcttgcccaaggacactttgacatgggactgcacggccagggattgaaccaccaaccttctgatttggtaggcgaccgctctaccacctgagcaaCATATATATAGTACATGTGTACTGGATGTAAATTCCTTGCTCTCgtttgagaaaataaaaaaacatttgatcatTTGATCAAGTATGATTGTGTAATGGTTGATCCTGCAAGCCTAAAAAGCTTGCTCCATGGCTCAGAAAACACGTTGTTCTACCAAATGCAAGCTAATCCAAGGAGAGTGTACCTTGATGCGGACCATTTCCTCTGGGATGTTCATCATGGCATTGGTCAGCCAGCTCTCCAGGCTCTTGGCAAAGTTGCGGATGGCTTGAGTTAAGGCACCTGGGGGCAACAGGAGACTTTAATACTGGTCAATTCAGAGTTTGTTCTGAATTCATTCCCTGAGAATGTACCAGGGGAAAGGATTATGAAACACCTACGTTTCTGCTGGAGTTggccatgtacagtatatgcataaCAACATTTCCAATGCAATTCTAATTCTAATTCTAAAGGGTGTGGGAAATATGTCTGTGGCAGCAGTGCAGCAGGATGGACAAAGTGTACAAAGTGTGTTCAAAGTAATAAATTCAAAGTCTGACTAAAATTGAAACCGAAAGAAATAAATCTAAACACCAGTAAGTCAGTTTCCACAGAGGAGCAGTTGGCATGCAATAAGGAAAAACTTTGTGCTCTACAACTACAGAGCCAGTCCATTAGTCCAAATGTTTCaaccaaaaaaaagacaaatctcACAGAAATGTGGAATTGTTTGTATATGTAAAATAACGGGCTGACCTATGTTCTCTCAAAGGTTTATTCTAAATAGTTACATTTGGCACCGAGGTTAAAGAATAGCTCTGTTTAAGCATATACTGTAGGTATGGACAAATATGTTTTACTGGCAACCTTAATTATGTCTGTCATTACTGAGATTAGAGTGTACAAGAgagtaaaataaatgggaaaattgtaaaaaagtcatatacaaaaatatattgcgcaatttcctttctttctgtgGTGTCACTTTTGAGgtaaaaatatcaatattgtTATTACTATTTTGTTATGTGCATATCACTCTCTGCACCATACTGTATTTGACAGTATAACGTTTTACTGCATAATCATACTTCTTGTAGAACCTTACTGGGGATGGGCCTGAGGACATCTGGGATGAGGATCTCCACCAGACCCTGGTACAGGCTGTTGTCACAGTCCCGGCTCCAGCGCAGCACCGGATCATACTTGCACAGCAACACCAGGCAGGACTTTGGGAGGCGCTTTTCTGACTCATCATGACTgccaacacacaaacatgccagTTATAATTATCTGCATTCTGTATAAAATGGTGTTGCGACTGCAATAGAAAAAAATCTTCTTAGAGTCTTGACCACTCACACAGCCAACGTGGCATCTCCAGCCTGACTCTGACTGAACCTCCAGAAGGTCTTCCACAGAGTTTCCACCAGGGTAAACTGCAGGTTGACCATCACATCTAGTATGGCCTGACAGAACATGGAGAGAACATCTTATACATCAGTGACTGATAATAAACAACTGAGCACATACAGATTATTACAAGATCAATTGGACGGACACAAAGTGAGGAGAACAACAACATTATTTATTGATGGACATTACTTTCTAATGTTGGCTGAGTACTTTTGGATCCATCTTCCCCTCAGCTGTCTAACAACATGTCTTTTCATTTGTCAGTTAGTTCTGTCCTACCCTATAAGTTACAGTGGGTACTTTCATTTAAAGTAGTCTTCCACTGTCCCACTAACAACTAAAAAAGGGAACTTCATAAATATTTAATGGGAGCCCCCCAGTTATCCGATCCTTCCGTCCTTTCATTCGCAGTTACCTCACAGTGTTCTCTGTACAGCAGCTGAAAGCTCTTTATGTGCTCCACCTCAATTCCCTCTGGCAGAGACTTCCCTTGGAGGTCAATGTCTGGAAACTCTGGGAGAGCGCGTGATGCATCTAGAACACAAGATATACTGGATCACATTAAATGCACAGGGGATTCAGAATTAAGTGTAAATAATGTTGTATTATATGTTGTATGTATAGTGTCTTTTCAAAATAATACCCTCAGACTCATAATTCTTCTTTTAGGCAAATCCTTAACTATCACTTTAATACCTGTAGGTATTTGTTCACTGTTCACTAAACTCACCTAGGAACTGCTGGTACTGCTGAACCTGGGTGCTGATGTCCACCTGCCCTGAGCCCTGCTGCTGgcctgctcctgctgctgctgctgtgccaTTGGTCATTCCCTCTACTTTATGCACAGGCTTCAACCTGATGCGACAGGGATAAAGTgcataagataaaaaaaaaaattcacatccACACAAATATGATAAATAATAAAGTGAAACGAAACAGCATTTCTGTCATATATAGCATATGTCTGGAAGAGGATTTAAaataacatatactgtataatgtgagagacagagaggaaataaAAGTCAGTTAAACAACTGTTCCAAGGAGAAAAAtgcagatgaaaaaaaaagaaaatagagatTTAAGAGAAATTATTACATTGGTGTAATGATAGATAAtagatgtgtgaatgtgtgtaaggATGTTTATGTGTGTACCTCTGTTTCTGTGAGAAGGGCTGTTGCCTCATGGCCAGATGTTGCTGGTCTTCCATCAGACGGAGAAGAGAGGAGCCTGCCTTGATCCTCAGCCCGTAGTAGTGGTATTTAGAATTACCCCTGTCAAGAACAGGCAAAATATGCATAGTAAATCTATAGAGGAGAAAACAAGTAGATGTGAGAGCGGAGGGTTTATGTTGTCTTTATAAACCTTTGGTAACTCCCCCAAAGCTACATACTGCACCTTGTCTCAATACAGACCgatttaaaaatacatatatttaatttcataaaatacaataacCAACATATGGTATAATTTAAATGAACCCATGTTACCAAACATTTCTAAAAAGTCAATCTCACTTGCTTGCTCTCCCCTCCTTCATCAAACTACTCACTCGCCCACACACATGCTGTCTGTCTTCATCTCTACCCACATTTCTTCCTACACTAGGCGAACATTTTGCAATGCTCTAAAGAGCTCTATAGATTTTCCTAGAAAAATCTCCATTGTTCTCCTGTAGGAAACTTTGCTTGGGTGTTCCACTAATTGAGATTTATATGCATATGGACCATAAAGTGTGTATAAAGAGGGTGTCTATGCTGCTGACGTGCATTATTGTGGTAGAGAGAATGTGGGAGAAGTCTTACTCTCTGATGTCATGTTGATATCTAACATTTTATATAcataaaaatgcatttaaaaaaatcagcacATTAGTAATGGTGTCAATATATACAACCCTGTCATGTCATGTATgaaaggggtatcaatgggtTGTGTATATGTGCACACGTCTTCTATACCTGAGTTTGGGTGTCTGATGACCCGTCTTACCGTGTGCCCAGGCGTCGTGTGCGTAGCCCCATGAACACAGACCTAATGAGTTTCCCGAAAGAGGCAGCATTAACAGGCTCTAGTTTCTGCTCCTGGCAGTGCAGCAAATAGTGGCAGTAGAGGGTAGAACGTGGCAGACTCACTCCTTCAGCTGTCTCATAGTTGTCCAGCAACCACTGTACCTGACACGCaggcaataaaaaaacaaacagctggtGCAGTTAGCAAAGCCAATAAATACAAGGAaaccacacagaaaaacacacctCAACATATGTGAACACCAAAATAGGCACGCTTACTTGCAAACACATTACCCACATGTTTTAGTTAATATACAATACATGCGCAGACAATTTTCTAATcaattaataatacaaacaaactgGCTCACATTTAGTCTGTTGATCATTTGGTaatgaaaacacaaatacatttgtttgcGTGCCGTGGCATACAACTTTGGTATGCAATGAATAAATGACCTGAAATACTGATGGGATGTTTGCCAAACAGGTTGGTTACCATTACCATATAGGGTTCAGTAGGATGAATTTGGGATGAACAATATAGTGTTGGGgcatttcaattaaaaatgccCCTCATCACATGCACGGCAATGATATGAAAATGGTGAGGccatggttttgttttgttttttaggaGGAAACCACAGTTAAAAATACTGTATGCTACAACAAGTTTTGTTGTGATCAATACTCAAAGCATATATCACCCAAAGCTAACATTTTCTGAATCTTATAAGAATCTCCacatttttaattgtgttttcCACTGGACAAAACTATGACGTCATCAGTGTGCGCCACCAAAGGGTTGTGTGGATGAGAACAAAACGGGAAGAAATTCCTGCGCTTGGCGCCTCTGCATACCTTCTTGTCTGCCGACGGCACGCTACTCTCCTCGCCCTCTGTAATACTCACAGTGGCTGGGGAGGCGCGGGCTGTGTGTGAGTAGTTCTGACTGTTGCCAGCTGCCCCTCCGCTGCTGCCTAGCATGTAACCCCCCTGGATCACATAGCTGCCTGTTGCGCCACCATTGGTGCCTGCCCCTTCACCTGCCCCATTGGTGGTGCCACCTGTGGTCACCACTGTGGCCCCTCCCCCTGCTGCACTGGTGGGCTGGGCTACAAACATGGACACACCCCCTGTTGTGCCGGCAGTCACAGAGACGGTTAGAGGTGTGCCAGGGGTGGATGAGCCTGATGTTGGCTGACCTTCATAATACTGGGCAGCTGTGGTCTGGGTGTACAAGGGTGTGTCAGTGTAAGGAAAGGCGCTGGAACGGCTGGATGAAGGACATGAAAATATGTTAGAAACAAAGAAAACTGTTGGagaaaataaactgttaaaaaggaaaaagttCTGTCTGGACGGATGTGTTAGAAAATGATGGACACTCTTTTATTCTAACATTGTGCTGGTGGTGTAGTTGGTCTCTCCTCCTTCCACATACTGCACTTGATTGGCGTACACATGTTGCACTGGCACTGGTGTGAGCTGCTGCTGGACCTGAGGAgtgagcacacacaaacatccaaTAAATCCTTCCTCGCCTAGTGATACCAGATCAACTGTATCATCACATATTTCATGTTTACTTTCTTTTGCAATCATAACTTATATGCATTTCTTAGCTACAGACAGATTATCTGTTCCCTTAACTATATAGCAGCAGTCACCCTTCTTTCCCTGACCTACTTGGAAAGTGGTAGTTGTAGCCTGCAGTGGTGGCTTATCGGGGCCTGAGCTTGTGACTGCAGGGTGGGCTCCTATCTCTTTCTCTTGCACAGAGAGCAGGTACAGTGATTGGTAATACTGAAAGAGGTCCAATGGGAGGTAGGGAGGTGTGCAGCAGCATTCCTTTTCGTAGTCTGCTGATGCCCAGGCCTGGCACTCTGGCTGTCTTATCTCATGTTGTAGCTGCCATTCTTCTATATTGTTATCCCTGACTAACGCTGTTACCTTGGTGCTAGGGAGGAACTGGAAGCCGACCGAGGCAGGTTCGAACAAAGATGTGATTAGTCAACTAATACTAAGCCAAAATGTGAGAAAGTTGGAAAGTTTTGGATGTTAAATGTGATCACCATTTGTGATGGAAGCTTTGATGATGTATGAGTTTGTTTTTATTCCACAAATTTGTGTTGGTCAGTGACAGTACACGTGATTGTCAGACGTCATATTTGACCACCAATGATTaactgtgttactgtgtgtgtttttgacttACCTCCTGGCTGATATGAACAGGCTGTAGACTGGTGACACTGAGCTGAGTGCCTGGCTCAGTCTTGGCTATCTGAGAGGTGGCCTGCACAACAGACCTCTGCAGAACAAAAATATACTATATAGTTTTAAGATTCAAGGAAATATAAATttcatgttgtgtttgtgtgtgcatattttacCTGTTGAGCCGTCTGAACCTGCTGAACAACCTGTGTGGGAACTCCTGTTTGCACCACAGCTGGAGGAGGGCTAGAGTCCGACACACTGTCACTTGAGTGAAGGGAGCCTTCTGAAGGACAAAGACGGAATGTAAATACATTCACAAGTTGGTGACATTATTTTACTGTCATGAAGTTGTTTGTGCCATTTTGTAAGTGCATCACACATCCCTTCCCCCATTCGGGCAAGGCTCAAACTTAGTCATGATAGATAGTCACTAAACAACAAACCCAGAACAAGGAATTATGTAGCAAGGCAACTAAAGTGTTTATTTGAACATGTTAAAGTATATCTTTGTTCTACAATTACAATCCATAAACATTTAGGTATCTTAACTGACTGCCCTTAAGAACATTCCGTGTTAAATCACCTTTATATGACACGTTTTTAAGAAACTTCAATTTGATGAGGAGTAACCACAAAAAGATGGATGGATTAAGTAAATCGCTGCTTCTGCCCTTAACTGGCCTGGTCTACATTAGTGCCAATGGCATAATGGTATGTGAAGTTCAGCCCTTACCTGTGACTGTAACAACAATGTACTGAGGAGTGCTTTGAGCATTTCCAGACTGCGTGGGGGAGCCCTGGATTTCTGCAGTCACATACTGTGTCTGAGGAGCCTGGGTCTGTGCTGTGGATTGGGCTAAACTACCATCTGCAGGCTTGGGAGTGGTGATGGTGGTGACTTGATCAGTGGGAGTAGTTTGGCCTGTGGATGTGACAACAGTGGGTGTGGCCACAGCAGTCTGAATCTCAGCCAGAAACTGAGGGGCAGTTGCAGGGGTAGAACTGGCATCAGGTTGCCCCGGTGTGACGCTAACACCAGCCCCCTGGGGTTGGGCTGCTGGCTGTATCTCACCTACGTAGCCTGAGGTGGCCATTACAAGAGCTGGGAATCCCCCTAGGATAAAGAAACAAGTGACTAGTTACACATTTcaattcaagattcaagattcaaaatcctttattaatcccacaatggggaaattcacactgttgcagcagcaagggatgAGAGGAAAGTAGAGGAAACACGTTAACacacaacaataataaatattaaatagagtaaatattaaaatagtaaaatgtatttacagtaattgcacagtaaatagtaaaaagtaaaagtaaaatgtatttacagtaactgcaaagtcacatgttttattgtatgtcttatGTTTTATCAGTCctggtgtgtgtattttgtccatgtgGTCTACTGAGAGCAGTGCTGATTGTAGATTCTGACATATTTGTGGAATATATGATGAATCCAGCTGGAACTGTTTATTTCCAGGTTCTATTTGCTAAGGTTCTAACAGCCCAATGTCATTTGGACTTTCAAGCCACTGTACAATCATTCAGATAGAGGCGAGGCAGGGTATAGAGATTTAGTCAGAGTTTTGAAGGTAAGATGGATACAATTCCCAACTTTTGGATTATGGAGCAGAACAGAATGTAATGAATCACAGCTTCTATGTTACTTTTAAAGTGTTTAACTAGTAATACAGAGTAATTCATTAATATTTTTGGAGTAGGGAGTACAACTTGTAAAATGAAATGGGGCTTGAACATGAGGCAAGTGATGTTTGTTGTAGGATCTCTTTATCTTTATATCCACTCTTCCCCACTATTTTAGTACCTCTAGCTGTAGCTGACCTGTTGGTGGTGCAGCTGATGTGTAGATGTGGGGGAGGAGCACTGCCGGGAACAAGCAGTTCAGTGTCTCATTACCTGTAATGTGATCACACATTCTATGGTAGTTCAGACAGTTGCAGTTGGGAAAATCCCTTACCACATTGCACTAAATGCTTTATGTCACACCGATTATGAGGGGATTATACGTAACGGTACACACTGTCCTTAATTTGTGACATATTTTGATAAAATATCCTTGATACTAACTTATAAACCTCGTGCCATCGTTGTTTGACTATAAACACATAGCACAGATAAAATGGTACATCTGTGTTTTTAAACCCAAATGAGGGGTTTTGAGCCTGACGTTAACGTTAATGGTCAATTGGCAACAAGGAACCTTATTACAAATCTATAAAGTTGCTCATATAGCAAATCAGTGAACAACCACGTTAAAGTGAACTCGGACCTGCAAAGCACCTGCAAAAACGCCTTTGATCGCCACACCCCTCAGATGTTAAATGTCCGCCACCTGCCTTTTAGCTTTCAACTTTACATGATCGAGGACGATATTTCTGTTGCAAGTTATTGATCCAACTCTTCCCCTGCATCAACACTAAACCAAAAAACTGTCTATGTACATTTTTAACTTGACTATCGTAATTTAATCTCCCTTTTGGGTAGTTAGCGCCATGTACTCAGGGACTTGGTTTTGTGTCGGCTGCTGAAAAAACATAATGTCTCAAACCACCACAGAATGCGCGTACATCGTTAAAAAAGACGTGTTTtgttacgttaacgttacttgTAACGCGTTCCGTTAACTGTAAGCAGATGCGAGCACAAGCTTGTCGTGACAGCACTGATGCTAGTTATTTAGCAAGGTACCACGGGCAGCAAGCTACTGGTCTCTACAACAACCGCCATTTTGTACCTTTTGCATTTGACATCGCCATAACAACGGCCTGC
This window of the Sander lucioperca isolate FBNREF2018 chromosome 21, SLUC_FBN_1.2, whole genome shotgun sequence genome carries:
- the rfx1a gene encoding MHC class II regulatory factor RFX1a isoform X1; amino-acid sequence: MAMSNAKGGFPALVMATSGYVGEIQPAAQPQGAGVSVTPGQPDASSTPATAPQFLAEIQTAVATPTVVTSTGQTTPTDQVTTITTPKPADGSLAQSTAQTQAPQTQYVTAEIQGSPTQSGNAQSTPQYIVVTVTEGSLHSSDSVSDSSPPPAVVQTGVPTQVVQQVQTAQQRSVVQATSQIAKTEPGTQLSVTSLQPVHISQEFLPSTKVTALVRDNNIEEWQLQHEIRQPECQAWASADYEKECCCTPPYLPLDLFQYYQSLYLLSVQEKEIGAHPAVTSSGPDKPPLQATTTTFQVQQQLTPVPVQHVYANQVQYVEGGETNYTTSTIRSSAFPYTDTPLYTQTTAAQYYEGQPTSGSSTPGTPLTVSVTAGTTGGVSMFVAQPTSAAGGGATVVTTGGTTNGAGEGAGTNGGATGSYVIQGGYMLGSSGGAAGNSQNYSHTARASPATVSITEGEESSVPSADKKVQWLLDNYETAEGVSLPRSTLYCHYLLHCQEQKLEPVNAASFGKLIRSVFMGLRTRRLGTRGNSKYHYYGLRIKAGSSLLRLMEDQQHLAMRQQPFSQKQRLKPVHKVEGMTNGTAAAAGAGQQQGSGQVDISTQVQQYQQFLDASRALPEFPDIDLQGKSLPEGIEVEHIKSFQLLYREHCEAILDVMVNLQFTLVETLWKTFWRFSQSQAGDATLAVHDESEKRLPKSCLVLLCKYDPVLRWSRDCDNSLYQGLVEILIPDVLRPIPSALTQAIRNFAKSLESWLTNAMMNIPEEMVRIKVTSANAFAQTLRRYTSLNHLAQAARAVLQNTAQINQMLSDLNRVDFANVQEQASWVCRCEDRVVQRLEQDFKLTLQQQNSLEQWAAWLDGVVSQVLKPYQQSPAFPKAAKLFLLKWSFYSSMVIRDLTLRSAASFGSFHLIRLLYDEYMYYLIEHRVAQAKGETPIAVMGEFASLGRGLNQLDPDKEEEEEEEEESDEEGQELSLPSDGAVLGDESLEPPAKLARMDQRVLFTTGSADN
- the rfx1a gene encoding MHC class II regulatory factor RFX1a isoform X3, with translation MATSGYVGEIQPAAQPQGAGVSVTPGQPDASSTPATAPQFLAEIQTAVATPTVVTSTGQTTPTDQVTTITTPKPADGSLAQSTAQTQAPQTQYVTAEIQGSPTQSGNAQSTPQYIVVTVTEGSLHSSDSVSDSSPPPAVVQTGVPTQVVQQVQTAQQRSVVQATSQIAKTEPGTQLSVTSLQPVHISQEFLPSTKVTALVRDNNIEEWQLQHEIRQPECQAWASADYEKECCCTPPYLPLDLFQYYQSLYLLSVQEKEIGAHPAVTSSGPDKPPLQATTTTFQVQQQLTPVPVQHVYANQVQYVEGGETNYTTSTIRSSAFPYTDTPLYTQTTAAQYYEGQPTSGSSTPGTPLTVSVTAGTTGGVSMFVAQPTSAAGGGATVVTTGGTTNGAGEGAGTNGGATGSYVIQGGYMLGSSGGAAGNSQNYSHTARASPATVSITEGEESSVPSADKKVQWLLDNYETAEGVSLPRSTLYCHYLLHCQEQKLEPVNAASFGKLIRSVFMGLRTRRLGTRGNSKYHYYGLRIKAGSSLLRLMEDQQHLAMRQQPFSQKQRLKPVHKVEGMTNGTAAAAGAGQQQGSGQVDISTQVQQYQQFLDASRALPEFPDIDLQGKSLPEGIEVEHIKSFQLLYREHCEAILDVMVNLQFTLVETLWKTFWRFSQSQAGDATLAVHDESEKRLPKSCLVLLCKYDPVLRWSRDCDNSLYQGLVEILIPDVLRPIPSALTQAIRNFAKSLESWLTNAMMNIPEEMVRIKVTSANAFAQTLRRYTSLNHLAQAARAVLQNTAQINQMLSDLNRVDFANVQEQASWVCRCEDRVVQRLEQDFKLTLQQQNSLEQWAAWLDGVVSQVLKPYQQSPAFPKAAKLFLLKWSFYSSMVIRDLTLRSAASFGSFHLIRLLYDEYMYYLIEHRVAQAKGETPIAVMGEFASLGRGLNQLDPDKEEEEEEEEESDEEGQELSLPSDGAVLGDESLEPPAKLARMDQRVLFTTGSADN
- the rfx1a gene encoding MHC class II regulatory factor RFX1a isoform X5 codes for the protein MAMSNAKGGFPALVMATSGYVGEIQPAAQPQGAGVSVTPGQPDASSTPATAPQFLAEIQTAVATPTVVTSTGQTTPTDQVTTITTPKPADGSLAQSTAQTQAPQTQYVTAEIQGSPTQSGNAQSTPQYIVVTVTEGSLHSSDSVSDSSPPPAVVQTGVPTQVVQQVQTAQQRSVVQATSQIAKTEPGTQLSVTSLQPVHISQEFLPSTKVTALVRDNNIEEWQLQHEIRQPECQAWASADYEKECCCTPPYLPLDLFQYYQSLYLLSVQEKEIGAHPAVTSSGPDKPPLQATTTTFQVQQQLTPVPVQHVYANQVQYVEGGETNYTTSTIRSSAFPYTDTPLYTQTTAAQYYEGQPTSGSSTPGTPLTVSVTAGTTGGVSMFVAQPTSAAGGGATVVTTGGTTNGAGEGAGTNGGATGSYVIQGGYMLGSSGGAAGNSQNYSHTARASPATWLLDNYETAEGVSLPRSTLYCHYLLHCQEQKLEPVNAASFGKLIRSVFMGLRTRRLGTRGNSKYHYYGLRIKAGSSLLRLMEDQQHLAMRQQPFSQKQRLKPVHKVEGMTNGTAAAAGAGQQQGSGQVDISTQVQQYQQFLDASRALPEFPDIDLQGKSLPEGIEVEHIKSFQLLYREHCEAILDVMVNLQFTLVETLWKTFWRFSQSQAGDATLAVHDESEKRLPKSCLVLLCKYDPVLRWSRDCDNSLYQGLVEILIPDVLRPIPSALTQAIRNFAKSLESWLTNAMMNIPEEMVRIKVTSANAFAQTLRRYTSLNHLAQAARAVLQNTAQINQMLSDLNRVDFANVQEQASWVCRCEDRVVQRLEQDFKLTLQQQNSLEQWAAWLDGVVSQVLKPYQQSPAFPKAAKLFLLKWSFYSSMVIRDLTLRSAASFGSFHLIRLLYDEYMYYLIEHRVAQAKGETPIAVMGEFASLGRGLNQLDPDKEEEEEEEEESDEEGQELSLPSDGAVLGDESLEPPAKLARMDQRVLFTTGSADN